cggcgccctcgggaaccccaaggaaatggagatttttccttctgaggctgtcatttttttcccttcaccgatcctcatgatcttttaaatgtttttatctttttttcctcagtttccctctttgccttcaacttgtcttctatgtctctcactcgttcttctacctcatgaaccctcgtctttaggacctctagtttggattgcatctcatttaactgatttctaatttctgcCTGGTGACCTCTaaaatctgcagtcatgaagtctcttgaatcctttacgcttttttctagagacaccagtagctttataattgtgcttctgaattggctttctgacgttgaattgtaatccaaattctgtaactcagtGAGAAAGAGGAATGTTCCCGAGTCTCACTTTTGAGGTTAGTTTTTCCttcagtcattttgctcagtgcagagtggccagaaacaagttgtattgggaaaaggagaaaagagcagaaaaaaaggaaagaagaagaagagggaggaggaggagggggaggaagaggaggaggacgaggaggagaagagaaaaaacggaggggaagcaaacagaaaaccaaaagccaGGGGGCGTATCCTCTGAATCTATGTACTGTAAccccctcgacttcccctggaccttTGCAGTGCTGTTTGGGCAATAACTGGCTTTTCTGCTGTCCTTCTATGTGGTCTTCTGGTGGCAGGTCCTGCTGTGCTGTTTCTAAGGAATGAGAACCTGGGGGAGCTGCGcaggcccctgccaggtgcacggcaaAGTGGGAGCTGTTCATCCTGTGAGGTCCCTGCTcatcccaggtacaaggtgaccccaggaggaaccactgtggcggcagccagctccccagccctggagtcagctcccgcagtagctaccTCAGCTCCCAGtctccaggggcctggatgctccgggggcagggCCGTGGACCTGCACAACTTGGATCCCCCTGGGCAGGAACatcctcctctcctgggcctttGGGCTTTGCCTGTCCCGGGTGGAAGCCgggtcctgggctgtgccccTAGTACCCTGGGCGCTGGgacctgcgctgctggaatccgcactcggggccctggggccccctgcagccctttaggcatcttggccgcggggtgggggctccccctgggcgcaggtgctctgttagtgcccccgggagcctgagggcctccccaccctcctgggatcctgccaaaCTCACTGGAACTCATGctcctctggggggggggggggggctctcctgccctgggggccTCGCCCTGGAGCCTCAGCCTGGTTCTTCGGGGGGCCTCCCCTTgttggcttttttatttgtttactttttccccatcttccgaCCTTCAGAGAAGCGCCAACTCTTCTCACTGCGGCCTTCCAGCTACTCTctatttaaatctcaggccgaattcataggttttcaggatgatgctaaagttatctaggtaagttggggggggggggggcaggtgaccTGCGGACCCTCTTCTTCCAcccccttgccccctgccccattcGTATGGTAATtgataggaatatatttattgccatttgatCCTTCAGGTCATCAGCTTGGTGGCATTGCCCTCACGGAAGCCCCTGAATGCTCCTCTCTCATTCATCATCTATCAACGATCCAGACAGCAAAGGCTCATGAGCCCCCATGACATAACCGAAGTATAAGACCTAAGGCGTCAGGCTCAGTTAGCGATTCCAGACAAGACAGTGTAAGTGTGTACACTGAGCCTGAGTGTGCAAGCTGCTGAATGTCTGGGACCACGGACATCAGAACAACAAAGACCTGTCTCGCAGGGAGATTGTGTGGGTTTCTGCGGCCGAACCATTATTCTGGCAAGGGGGAGCCGATGTCTGACCCATCAGGTCCCAGCAGGGAAGAGCGGCCACTAGGCCCTCGACCAAGAAACTGGGGCCATCAGGGAATTGCTGCTTTCAAGAGAGCTGCCCAGGGAGGTACAGGGAGGCAGGAGATCTTAGCTCAGGAGTCAGCACAGGAGTTCATGGAAGCTGGCCCAGGTGTGGCCTTCATGTACACAAATATCTCTCCCCCTCATGCACACCAAGAGGGAAAAGGACGTCAGAGATCACTGTCAAGGACCCAGGAGAATTCCAGGCTTGGTCAGGGGTGAAGTTGGAACCCGAGAGCGAGACTGAGGATGGAAGCCGTGCCTGCCCTGAGGTCATCCACTAATGATCTTCCCCTGGCCTCATGCCGTCCATGTGCAGCACAGGGTCTCTTTACGTGTGTGCCCACTTTGGTGTTGATGCAATTGCAGAGGTTGACCTAGACGACTCCACGCTCCGAATAATGGGAATGGCAAACCCGAAACCCAAGCCAAAAGAATCCACATCAGAAGAAGTGGCAAGACAAAGTCCTCCTTCCTTGAAAGTGTACAAAGGGAGCCCCTGTCCTGGGCAGGAGAGGGTCCTGGCGGGCGGTCCCCTTCAGGACCCCCAGGTCAGGGGTGTTGCTGTTCCTGGGGAAGTCCCTGCACCCTCTGAATATCAGCAGCTCTGAGGGGGTGTCTCTGCTGTCTGCCCAAGTTCCTGACACTGTCCTTTGGGGAAGGGGGCCTGGGGATGTGCttcaggagctgggaggaggctggatcctctacttcttcccacatcaggagctggggactctgtaagatttctcctttaaaatgagCACAAGAGGGTCGCCTGGTAGCTCAGTGTCggggcctctgcctctgtctcagatcctgaccctggagccctgggtttCAGGCCCATGACCGACCCCCCACACGGAGCCCGCCTCTGTCTGTCCCTCgtcaataaagaaaacaatatctggatggaaaagatagaaaatgactATGAGACCTTTTGATTCTCTTAGATTCCAACAGGAAGCAAAAGACCCAAACGACTCCTGGACAGTAAAGCGGCTTTAATATCACAACATTGAAATCTTCCATTTATGAGTTAAGACCATGACATATCGTCCTCCCAATAGAAGAGGCGGGAGGAAGTGGTGTCGCACAGACGGGCCCCGTCCCCTTGAGGCCCCTGCACCTCGGCTCAGGCCTGAGGGTGACTGCGGCCGGCTCCTCCTGTCTGGTGGCCGGCTCGGGGCTCCAGCTGGCAGGACAGGGTGTAGCTGAGGACAGAGGGACACGTGTGAGTTGAGCAGGAGCTTCAGGTCCGGAGTCTCCCCTGGGATTTCCAAggagctggagcctggagccccagcagcagggctggaggcCGCCCCCGGAGCCAAAGGAGAAGGATCCCTGAGGGGCCCCTGAGCAGGCCGCCCTCCCGCCCTCAGCCCTGGGGGCCTCACCTCTCCTCCTCGCTGAGCCACGTCCCAGACTGGAACCAGGCCCGGAACGGCTGCTCGGGCTCGATGCGGTACCGATCCGCGGCCACCTGGAGCAGCAGGATCTCGGTCAGGACTCGGTACTCCTGGGCCCGGAGAGAGGACGGGGGCATGAGGAGCCTGGGGGCGGCGAGGCCTTCGGGGGCTGCGCCCGGGGACAGGGGCCCGGGGCTGGTCTCTGACACGTGGCGACCCCCCATCCTGCACACTCCTCCCGTCCCAGCTGGTTCTCAGAGGGGAGCACACCCGGCCCAGCCCtggccaggtgtccctgatggCCGCGCCTCTGGCCTGGCCAACTGCGGGGACTTTCCCTTTCTCAGGAAACCGTCCCCGACAATGTGACAATGAGGGGATGGAGGCCCGGCGTGGTGCTCCCGGGGACCCCTCTGacagccccagcctccccctccgTGCGGGAGCTCAGAGAGAGCCTCACCTTGTTCTTCTTCCGGTGGTTGACCTCATTGCCCTGGAAAGCAGACAAGCACAGTCCATCGGGGAGAGGCCTCGGGTGCTACTGGGTGCCGCTACCCACCCCCACTCACGCCGCCCTAGGGCCAGGCACACAGGGGCCAGGACCCCGCAGTGACAGGCCTGCGatccaggccaggccccgggtccAGGGAAAGGAGACCTGGCGGGGAGGGAGCGGATCTGGCGTCCCGGAGCACAGGAGGGGAGGACAAAGCCTCAGGTGGGCAGGAGATGCGAGGCTCGCTAAGGGCCTGCTCAGGCCGGGGACCCTGACGTCACTCGGCCCCCACAGGCTGAGGCCCACCCAGCCTGACCTCGGCTGCTTGGCATTCGGGCCgcagactcgatctcgggacccgtGACTTAGGTGCAGCCTCCCTcactcctcccagccctgggccctggacccGCGCTCCCAGGGCAGCGGGGAGCCTTTCAGGAGGGGAGACTTGCCAAGGACGGAGAGCTCGGGGCTCGGCTCAGGGGCCCTGTGCTCCCCCACATCAGGACTCCGGCCCCCCGTCCCAGCCCCGGGCCCACGCACCTCCAGGTACTCCTCCATGGCAGTATCCAGCATGAAGAGCTCGGTGAGGAAGGTGCCCAGGAAGGGGACGACACCCTGTGTCGGGGCGGGGAAGGAATGAGGCCCTGCTCTCGGGTCCCCGGGGCCCCTCCCTGGGACAGGTCAGcaccccggcccgcccgccccagctcccacgtGGTGCAGACCAGGACCCTTggggcctcccctgggctccccccctcaccctcccacaACACCAGAGTCCTCCTAAGCGCGTCAAGGGCGAGCTGTAGGACATCGGGGTGTAGGTGCTCCGGGCCCTGCCACCACAGACACATTGTTTCCAGCTGTATAGACCCTCCTCCGGGTCACCTCGAAAGAAGGGTTGTCGAAGCTGTGGCTacgggaggcagagctggagtcGGAAGGCCCCACCTGCCTTGATTTGGGGCCTTCCAGCTCTCTGGGGAGAACCCTCTCCTCTGGGCTCGAGGCCACGGATCCGGGGCTCgctcacctgctgctgctgccgcctctTCCATGCTGTCTGCATGTTGATCCCCAGGGCTCCAAGCTTAGCCGGCCGGTCCTGTAGGGCCAAGGACAAGTTCCTCAAGACCGTGATCACCTCGGGCCACTACTCCcaccaaactttcttttttcttttctttttatgtatatatttatttctaatgctgttcattttgccaacatatagaataacacccagtgctcatgccatcaggtgcccctcccagtgcccgtcacccagtcgcccccacaccccgcccacctccccttccaccacccatctTTGACCTCACACCCTGGACATCGACCAGAAGCAGAGGGTAGCCGCGACGTCCTCCTTCAGCCTCCCGTGAGGGATTCCAGAACAACCTCAGCTCCAGCATTCACtccctgtgtgacctggagcttgcagcctggcctccctgagcctggtTCCTCACTGGGAAAGGGGCGAATTCCAGCTCCCTCCCTCGGTCTCCCGAGGACCCAGGGTCCTATTCCTACCATCCCCGTTGGGGCCCTCATCCCATTCAAATCCCTCGATGGGCGCAGGCCTGTCCTCTGGGCTCTCCAGTTCGGGAGAGGCCCCCATCGGGACCGGCTGGCGACAGGGAGCGCGAGGGTCCAGCTCAGGGATCCTGGTTGAGCAGCAGCTGCTTTTCCACCCCTGGTGGATTTTCACCCCAGGCTGCGTCCACGTTCATGCCAAAGGCTTCACTCGCCGAAGGAATGCTCCGGGCCAGTCCCTAATTCAGTCACGTAGGACACCGTTGCTCCCACGCCGCCTCTCTTTCTATCCCAACACCTCCCATACTACcttgagaagcaggttcctgctcTGGGGATTGTCCTGGGAGCACAGTTTTTCAAATGCTTGAATCTTCTtcctgaggagagagaaagaaggcaggacgGATGTTGGAACACTAGGTTCGGGTTGAGGGCAGACCCTGTGATCTGAGACCTCGAAGGATTTCAACTGCTGGATCAGGGTTTCCTTGGGTTCCTCTGAGCACTCAGGTCGTTGAAGGACACGGGAGGGAGCTCTTTGGAGGGTCATCCGGTGCATCCGATGCCCTATTAATTGAACAGCTCTGCTTTGGTCAGTTTTGGTTTCAATTGCGAAGAGACTCTAGTTGCTGTCATGTTCGCATCCAAAACCTTGTACCTCAGCTCAGCCCAGACTCCCCAAATGGGGACATTTGGAGGCATGGTGGCCTCTTGGCCAGGAAGCCTGAGAAAAtcccctgcccgcctgcccacccACATCCTGTTGTCATGGATTCCTGCCTCCTAGGAAGTCCAGGGTGACCGAGGAAGCCAGAAAGGACAGGCCTATGGGACATCTCTCATCGTTCATGGTCCTTCTGGAGCAAGGACCCCTCACCTGGAAACTTTGGCCCATGTGTTCTTCAGGCGGTGAATTGAGACACTCTGCAGAGCCGAGAGGATGGCGTGCAGGGAGGAGTAGTTCCGTAAGGTTCggcaggcctggggaggaagagCATGAGCTGTCAGGTGGCCAGCAGGAGCCCTGTCTGCTGGAGAGCTGCACTCTGCTCAGTGTCAGTCTCCTCTCCTGCATGAGACGGATGTGCAGGGGCCTACAGAAGGGCGCATGGAGGACCCCCCGAGGAGCCCTGCTGGGGAGAGGCGGCATTTCCCTTCCCTCCAAGGAAAGAGTCATGTGGGAACTGAGCATCCCAACATCAGGCCATGCAAGGGATGGGCAGCATGTTCCCGGGAAGAAGAACTCAGAGCAGAGACTTCAACCTTGAGGAATGATCAAGGGAAGAGCAGTTGCCAGGCTCAGAAGAGCAGGTCAGCCGGGCCTCCCGTAGGCTGACCTTGGCCACCTTGATCCAGTGCTCCACCACCTCCGCCCTGTCCCGGGCCGTCATGCGTGCGTTGCCAAGGCAGGTGGTGATGACGCAGTTGGCCACGTTGTTGAACTGGGTGACGGTGGCACTGACTGTGCATGTCCGGTGCTCATATCCAGGCTCATTTCTCTTGGACCAGATGGAGCCCAGGCACTGTTGGGGCTGCACCTTCTTGAAAAGATCCTAGAGAATAGGGGGACGCTCGCTCACACAGCCATTGCACATGCAGGATTCATGTCCTACATAGGGGTCCCCTGTCAGAGCCGGGGCTCAGCCAGCACAGAAAGTGGCCTGACCCAGTTAGAGTCCCTGGACTGCCCTCCATTGCTcttccctgagggagcccagtgcaggatgaACGAGGAGCAGGTACTGCCAGGGGGTggtaggggggcaggagggctctGTACCCTGATCATCCCCACTAACTTCAAGTTACAGGTGGCAGTTTAAGGGGGATCCTCAGGGGGCATCTTCCCCTCCCACTGTTCAtgccctggccctcctcctctctcaacaGCACATTCTCACAGAGTGGGGGGCAGCCACACATTTGTCTGCCTCCCTGAACTTCGGTTTCCATTAGATGCCTAATAAGTGTGGGGTGCTCGGCCTCCAAGGCAGGTGCGTGGTGAGTCGTGGGCTCGGCCGCACACAGTGAGTTGCCCCCGCTGCCCGCCCAGGACCAGGGCCTGCCCCTTTACGTATCAGTTCTGGCTCATGTAATCGACACAGGGACTCTGGGTCAGTCCATCCCATGGTCTAGCTCCACAGTCTGCAGCTGGACAGTGAGAGCAAGGGTTTGAGGAACTGGACAGGGTGAGGTGGTTGGTAAGGGATGGAGCTGAGATCTGGACCCCGACCACACAAGTGCgcatcagggaaaggcaggacTGGGGCAGATGACAGCAGGAAGCAAGcctgccccggccccccggcctgGGCGCCCCGCTGCTCACCGCGTCTATGGAGGTCAACTGCTCTGCCACCAGCTTGGGAGGGAAGGCCATGAGCCCAGGCTGCTCCTCATGCCGCTGGTGCGCGGGGGTTCCCCAGTGGCAGGtggcctctggggctggaggtggctcCGTCTTTGTGCTTAGGGAAGGAGTGTCAGTCCCCACGAAGGCTGGTGGTGGAACTGACTGCAGTTCAGGACCCGGTACACGTGAGGAAGGCACCAGCTCTTGTTTCAGGTCTGGAGGAGCCGACGGAGGAGACGCCGGAAGGAGCCGTGGAGCTGGCACTGGGACAGGATAAGGAGAAATGTTTGTCCACAGGGCTGACTTGCCCCATGTCCTTCCAGAAACAGGGCAGAGTCCATGGCCGATAGAGAAACACGCAGCCCCTGAACCCCATCCCAGATAGTCTGCCCAGCTTGCAATCCCCCTTACCCTCTGACTCTGCGTCTGCCTCCGTGAGCTGCAGAAGTTGCCGTGGCATCACGATAATGGGGGCATGGCAATACAGGGCATACAGGTTTGCCTGCACCCAGGACTCCTGTACATCGAAGCAGGCCCGGTGCAGGGACGGCCAGGTGTCCTGCAGATTCCGGTCAGGCCAGGTCCCCGAGATGGGAGAGAGGGTGCTGGGGAGAGTCAGGTGCGGAGCCGCATCAGAGCATGGCCTTTCATGCCATGTGGTACTCGCATAGCACCATTCTTTGTGTAGGGGTCCCCGAGAATGTCCTCAGCATGACTTCCAACCCCCCTGTCGCTGGCCTTGCAGTAGATGACCTGGTCATCCAGAAAACCTGTCTGAGTCTGGTGTTTctacttcttctctcttctcaatgGCCAAGGGCCTCCTCTACTGCATCCTCCATGCACACCGGATTTGGGGCTTAGGTTTGTGGCAGATTGGTGAGTGGTCTGCTCGCCAAAGCTTCTGTTCTTGGCCCCAGTGGTGTATGGGGTGGTCACTCACCTAGAGAATTGCTGGCCCAGGACTCGTTGGGCTGTGGTGAACACTTGGTAGAGACAAGAAAGGACTGGGTTGATGATGAGGCTTCTGTCCTGGAAGGATGGCACCAAGGACTGTAGAAAATCAtccattctcccttctctgagcGTCAGCATGGTCCTGGCCTCACTCACGGATAGGGTTGATTGcttttcacaccagagacacaaggaggggcaCTGTAGTCAGCCTCCAAACCGGGAACCACTGGGAAGATCAAGGTCTGGCGCCCCGCCCACAGACTCCCAACCCCTCAGAAAGTTGCACAGGACAAGGGACTCGAGTGCCCACACAGAAAATGGTTCGAGGCTTCAAAGTACCACTGGTTTTAGAGAAGACATGGTAAAGCATTGGCCACTTCAACACGTTCTGTTAGCCGAGCAACAACAGCATTCCTCTCAACTACTAGCTCTTACGAAGACCAGGATGCCACAGAGTCTTCAGTTACATCCCAACTGCCACGAGAACACAGAGGCCTAGACCCTCAAATGCTGTTCAAGTTCATATACATTGGGGTGAGAAGAGACCAGAGCGTGGGCTGCATGGGGTTTCCCTTAAGCAGATGTGGCTTCGGCTGTCCCTGACCTAGGAGGAAGGCTCAAGGGAAAATTCCCTTCTCCTGCAGGGCCCAAGGGTGTCAGTTTTTTCTAGAGTAGGCTCTGGGCATGCCCTGATCCTCTCTGCGTGTGGATTGACCATGAATGGGGGCCTGCTCTCACTGCAGGCCTTTAATGGATGTGGTTGGTGGCCTGATCCCCTTCTGCTTGTCAGGGGAGATGGAGGAGTTGAACTCTTGGATGAGCACCTCATCCAAGCGTTCCTGGGTGGATCATTCCAAAAAGAGCCAGCTACTGGTGccaggaggcatcagaggccttcccccTCATCTGGGGTTCCAGGTTATGGCAGGTCTAGCAACCCaaacagtctgtggggacacataaGGTGCTCCTTGCAGGACTGCAGAgatggcaagagaatggcattaGGTCAAAGGCCAGGGCCTTGAGAGTCTGAATGCCTGTGGCAGACGGCCCCATTGATGGAGGACTACGAAGATCTATCAGGATACAGCTCATGAGCTGTTGGGCCTACAATGATCTGATATGTTCTGAGAGACGACATGTTATTGAGAAACATATAGGGAGAAACTATGTAAACATTTGATATGAAAACATATAGGATGACTTCATCCCGCCCTTGCTTTTGTGTTAAATCACCCTCCTTAGTGTGATGATTTGGAAGGGCTCAGAGAAGGTCGGCAGGGAcggtggagctggcttctccaaaGCATATCTGGGACTagtaggtgaaataataaaaacagaagacagaagatactctacgtagaaaacccaaaagcctccacctcaagattgctagaactcatacaatttgagcaatttggtagcgtggcagggtacaaaatcaatgcccagaaatcagtggcatttctctacactaccaatgagactgaagaaagtgaacttaaggagtcaatcccatttacaattgcacccaaaagcataagatacctaggaataaacctaactaaagaggtaaaggatctataccctaaaaactacagaacacatctgaaggaaatagaggaagacacaaagagatggaaaaatattccatgctcatggattggcagaattgatattgtgaaaatgtccatgttacccagggcaatgtacacgtttaatgcaatccctatcaaaataccgtggcctttcttcagagagttagaacaaattattttaaggtttgtgtgCAATCCGAAAAGACAGGGGAAtcgccaggggaattttaaaaaagaaaaccatagctgggggcatcacaatgccagatttcagggtgtactacaaagctgtggtcatcaagacagtgtggtcctggcacaaaaacagacacatagatcaatggaacagaatagagaacccagaagtggaccctgaactttacggtcaactaatattcgataaggtggaaagacgatccactggaagaaagacagtctcttcaataaatggtgctgggaaaattggacatccacatgcagaagaatgaaactagaccactctcttgcagcaGACACAAaattgaactcaaaatggatgaaagatctaaatgtgagacaagattccatcaaaatcctagaggagaacacaggcaacaccctttttgaactcggccacagtaacttcttgcaagatacatccacgaaggcaaaagaaataaaagcaaacatgaactattgggacttcatcaagataagaagcttttgcacagcaaaggatacagtcaacaatactcaaagacaacctacagagtgggagaagagatttgcaaatgacgtatcagatcaagggctagtttcctagatctataaagaacttattcaactcaacagcaaagaaacaaacaatccaatcatgaaatgggcaaaagacatgaagagaaatctcacagaggaagacacagacgtggccaacacgcacatgagaaaatgctctgcatcacttgccatcagggaaatacaaatcaaagccacaatgagataccacctcgccccagtgagaatggggaaaattcacaaagcaggaaaccacaaatgttggagaggatgtggagaaaagggaaccctcttacactgttggtgggaatgtgacctggtgccgccactctggaaaagtgtgtggaggttcctcaaagagttaaaaacagacctgccctacgaccctgcaattgcagtgttggggatttaccccaaagatacagatgcagtgagacgccaggacacctgcatcctaatgttcacagcagcaatgtccacaatagccaaactgtggaaggagcctcagtgacCATCGAAAGCgaacggataaagaagctgtggtttatgtatacaatggaatattcctcagccattagaaatgacaaatacccatcatttgcttcgacgtggatggaactggagggtattatgctgagtgaagtaagtcagtcggagaaggacaaacagtgtatgttctcatccatttggggaatataaataatagtgaaagggaatataagggaagggagaagaaatgtgtgggaaatatcagaaagggagacagaacataaagactcctaactctgggaaaagagctaggggtggtggaaggggaggagggcagggggtgtgggtgagtgggtgacggtcactgaggggggcactcgacgggatgagcactgggtgttattctgtatgttggcaaactgaacaccaataaaaacaactttattataaaaaaaaaaaaaacagaagtagaatGCAAAGATACTCATggctttgggaaaacaaaacaaaacaaagccctccAATTCCTCAAAACATGAACTATATCCTGCACCACTCCAACACAGGTGAAGAGTGTCCTCCCACATCCCACGTAGCTGGAGGCTAGGCGTAGAGGTTCAGATCTCTCTGCGGTTGGGCCTGTGGGACACTCATGTGGACACACTAGGGGAGGGCCCCAGCTTTCTCTCCTCATTCGTGTGGGGGCCATATTTCTGGGGTGAGCCCTCTTCCGTTTCTTACCTCAGAGCAGCACCGATCCCTGTTTGTCGGGAG
This genomic window from Canis aureus isolate CA01 chromosome 8, VMU_Caureus_v.1.0, whole genome shotgun sequence contains:
- the LOC144318597 gene encoding ral guanine nucleotide dissociation stimulator-like yields the protein MSSCCCPTLSCSGLWRVQSERCSRSCRRQLGPLLRRFCLCGRRPQQSCTQEVLEEMVSGFNYSSSLDNDLVLPTNRDRCCSEQSTLSVSEARTMLTLREGRMDDFLQSLVPSFQDRSLIINPVLSCLYQVFTTAQRVLGQQFSSTLSPISGTWPDRNLQDTWPSLHRACFDVQESWVQANLYALYCHAPIIVMPRQLLQLTEADAESEVPAPRLLPASPPSAPPDLKQELVPSSRVPGPELQSVPPPAFVGTDTPSLSTKTEPPPAPEATCHWGTPAHQRHEEQPGLMAFPPKLVAEQLTSIDADLFKKVQPQQCLGSIWSKRNEPGYEHRTCTVSATVTQFNNVANCVITTCLGNARMTARDRAEVVEHWIKVAKACRTLRNYSSLHAILSALQSVSIHRLKNTWAKVSRKKIQAFEKLCSQDNPQSRNLLLKVVWEVLG